One Manihot esculenta cultivar AM560-2 chromosome 18, M.esculenta_v8, whole genome shotgun sequence genomic window carries:
- the LOC110606996 gene encoding high mobility group B protein 2 yields the protein MKGGKSKSDTKASRLSVNKKPAKPTKKSGKAAKDPNKPKRPASAFFVFMEEFREQYKKEHPKNKSVAAVGKAGGDKWKSLSEAEKAPYVAKAEKRKVEYEKKLKAYNKGQAEGPKEEEESEKSMSEVNDEDEDDEEGSGEEEDDD from the exons ATGAAAGGAGGTAAATCGAAGTCAGATACCAAAGCCTCCAG GCTTTCCGTGAACAAGAAACCCGCCAAGCCAACTAAGAAATCTGGCAAGGCAGCTAAGGACCCAAACAAACCTAAGAGGCCGGCCAGCGCTTTCTTCGTTTTTAT GGAGGAGTTTAGAGAGCAGTATAAAAAGGAACACCCTAAAAACAAATCTGTTGCTGCT GTCGGCAAAGCTGGCGGAGACAAATGGAAGTCATTGTCTGAAGCT GAAAAAGCTCCTTATGTGGCCAAGGCTGAGAAGAGGAAGGTCGAGTATGAGAAGAAATTGAAAGCCTATAACAAGGGACAG gcTGAAGGACCCAAGGAAGAAGAGGAGTCTGAGAAGTCGATGTCGGAGGTGAATGATGAAGACGAAGATGATGAGGAGGGCAGTGGAGAG gaagaagatgatgattag
- the LOC110606927 gene encoding transport and Golgi organization 2 homolog, protein MCIAAFIWQAHPLYPLLLLQNRDEYHNRPTEPVAWWDGCDILGGRDAVAGGTWLACSRTGRVAFLTNVLELHALPEAKSRGELPLRFLESTKSPKEFAESLVKEVHLYNGFNLIVADIASKSMVYLSNRPKGEAIVIQEVSPGIHVLSNAKLDSPWPKAQRLEKNFKEQLEQYGEGEIPVKEMIHKLMRDTVKAAKSRLPGICSTDWEYNLSSIFIEVETPLGRYGTRSTIGLTVRANGEASFYETYLENDMWKERTVKYYISKAKSY, encoded by the exons ATGTGTATAGCTGCTTTTATTTGGCAAGCTCACCCTCTCTACCCTTTGCTTCTCTTGCAAAACAGAGATGAATATCACAACAG ACCCACTGAGCCAGTGGCGTGGTGGGATGGGTGTGATATACTGGGAGGGAGAGATGCAGTAGCAGGTGGAACATGGTTGGCTTGTTCAAGAACAGGCAGAGTGGCTTTCCTTACAAATGTTTTGGAGCTTCATGCCCTCCCCGAGGCAAAGAGCCGAGGAGAACTTCCTCTTCGTTTCTTGGAG AGCACAAAGAGTCCAAAAGAATTTGCTGAATCACTGGTGAAAGAGGTTCATCTGTACAATGGATTCAACCTGATAGTGGCCGATATTGCATCCAAAAGCATGGTGTATCTGTCCAACAGGCCCAAAGGTGAAGCCATTGTCATTCAAGAAGTTTCTCCTGGTATTCATGTCCTTTCAAATGCCAAGCTAGACTCTCCATGGCCTAAG GCACAGCGCTTGGAAAAGAATTTCAAGGAACAGCTTGAACAATATGGTGAAGGTGAGATACCCGTCAAAGAGATGATACACAAACTCATGAGAGACACAGTTAAGGCTGCAAAAAGCAGGTTGCCAGGCATTTGCTCTACTGACTGGGAATACAATCTAAGCTCCATATTCATTGAAGTAGAAACTCCACTG GGACGTTATGGCACAAGAAGCACCATTGGGTTGACTGTAAGAGCAAATGGAGAAGCAAGCTTTTATGAAACATATCTTGAAAATGATATGTGGAAGGAACGGACagtgaaatattatatttcaaaagCCAAATCATACTGA
- the LOC110606440 gene encoding glycosyltransferase family 92 protein RCOM_0530710 codes for MMRKSPSLHLLCVGRGTLPTFKFSFTLFETTPRRILLFAFFSLFLCVSFSLFSSHNSIYANHLSVNYSSLPPIHPTRLASSSFQDFIFIHTQSVLLPDWQVLVIVSPETDSQLLSCGNFICVYPNNATAPATFSGILPSTNQTTFKCLLPRSTRRRLPFAAPILSDKESPVPWLYSPPQQELIRWTYLVYESFSTEDDVVLFVKGLNNRQGLNRSPREFKCVFFVEEANNDSGTVKTTVTSSIQEVFRCGHPDLTAFGSIDEHDHDHNPIKLKLSVEETTATGAKKVVPSVAYYTPRRKRAKSQPKSLLCASTMVYNVGKFLREWIMYHSKIGVEKFILYDNDSDDDLISIVKNLNEEGYNVETLLWLWPKTQEAGFSHAALYAKDSCKWMIYIDIDEFIFAPSWDNSSQPSDQMLKSLLPPSSTSRRHMIGEVWIMCNEFGPSNQRSHPAEGVIQGYTCRRRLENRHKSIVLLEAIDDSLLNVIHHFSLNKCYRMKQLSLEVAVVNHYKYQAWAEFKAKFRRRVSAYVVDWMSSLNPLSKDRTPGLGYEAVEPRGWENKFCEVRDDRLKMLTRRWFGKQMGSRGTYRMAWQS; via the coding sequence ATGATGAGAAAATCTCCatctcttcatcttctttgtGTAGGGAGAGGAACACTCCCCACtttcaaattttcttttacTCTCTTCGAAACCACGCCTCGTAGAAttcttctttttgctttcttttcccttttcctCTGCGTTTCTTTCTCTCTATTTTCCTCCCACAACTCAATCTATGCAAACCACCTTTCTGTCAACTATTCTTCTCTTCCTCCTATCCACCCCACTCGCCttgcttcttcttcctttcaagATTTCATTTTTATTCATACTCAATCTGTTTTGTTGCCGGATTGGCAGGTTCTTGTCATTGTCTCGCCGGAGACGGACTCGCAGCTTCTTTCCTGTGGAAATTTCATATGTGTTTATCCAAACAACGCCACTGCTCCTGCTACTTTCTCTGGGATCTTGCCTTCCACGAACCAGACCACGTTCAAGTGTCTTCTTCCCCGAAGCACAAGGCGTCGATTACCCTTTGCGGCTCCGATATTATCGGATAAGGAATCGCCTGTTCCTTGGTTGTATTCGCCACCACAGCAAGAGTTGATCAGGTGGACATACCTCGTGTACGAGTCGTTCTCCACGGAGGACGACGTCGTTCTCTTCGTTAAAGGCCTGAACAACCGCCAAGGGCTCAACAGATCTCCTCGCGAATTCAAGTGCGTGTTCTTCGTCGAAGAGGCCAATAACGACAGCGGCACCGTTAAAACCACCGTTACCAGCTCAATTCAAGAAGTCTTCAGGTGTGGTCATCCGGATTTAACGGCGTTTGGTTCCATCGATGAGCATGATCATGATCATAACCCAATCAAACTCAAACTCTCAGTGGAAGAAACCACCGCGACGGGGGCGAAGAAGGTAGTTCCTTCCGTGGCGTACTACACCCCTCGGCGCAAGAGAGCAAAATCACAGCCAAAATCCCTACTGTGCGCTTCCACCATGGTCTACAACGTGGGCAAGTTCTTGAGAGAATGGATCATGTACCATTCAAAGATTGGCGTTGAGAAGTTCATATTATACGATAATGACAGCGATGATGATTTGATTAGCATCGTAAAGAATCTTAATGAAGAGGGTTATAACGTAGAGACGCTATTATGGCTGTGGCCTAAGACTCAAGAAGCTGGATTTTCCCACGCTGCTTTATACGCTAAAGACTCGTGCAAATGGATGATTTATATAGATATTGATGAATTTATCTTCGCCCCATCGTGGGATAATTCATCCCAACCGTCTGATCAAATGCTAAAATCTTTACTGCCACCGTCTTCAACCTCCCGTCGCCATATGATTGGAGAAGTTTGGATAATGTGCAACGAATTTGGTCCGTCGAATCAAAGATCGCACCCAGCGGAGGGTGTGATACAAGGGTACACTTGTAGAAGGCGGCTAGAGAACCGGCACAAGTCTATAGTCCTATTAGAAGCAATCGATGATTCATTACTTAACGTGATACACCATTTTAGTTTAAACAAGTGTTATAGAATGAAGCAGTTGAGCTTGGAAGTTGCTGTGGTGAACCATTACAAGTACCAAGCGTGGGCGGAGTTTAAGGCCAAGTTTAGGAGAAGGGTATCGGCGTACGTGGTGGATTGGATGAGTTCACTGAACCCATTGTCAAAGGACAGAACACCAGGGTTAGGGTATGAAGCAGTGGAGCCACGAGGGTGGGAAAACAAGTTCTGTGAAGTGAGAGATGATAGGCTGAAGATGCTGACAAGGAGATGGTTTGGTAAGCAAATGGGAAGTAGAGGAACATACAGAATGGCATGGCAAAGTTGA